atacgaaatcACTTAACATTCTCGCTGCGTCtaatttttgtgttttgtttcgaCTTCTACCCGCATACCAAGTCGTCACTCATGCAGCGAAGTACGCACGTCCGTTTCCATTCTTAAGGGCAATCAACTCGAATGCTGAACATGGAGGCAACAATAGCTTTTGGAAATCAACCAATTTTTTATTCTCATACAATGGTAATTGCATTGCTAGACATTCAGTGACAGCAGTTTTGTACACCTGAAATAAATTGGCTCTGAACCATTTCACCTTAACTTGGTATTATCAATCGAAGTGCAGTGTTCGACTGGAGAACTTCGATAGACAGGAAAAGGCAAATTGCTTCTCTCATTAATCGCATTTTTCCCGCCCGTATTTTTcgttttgtgaattaaaacaaatttccaGCATTTCGTTTCTTATGTTTTGGAAACCAACAAAGAAGAGAAAAAACGGTTCGTATTTTAAGCATGGTTAAATCTATTAGCGAGCTCCAGTGCATAGGCAATAGGGTGGTCCAGCGTCCGGATTTGGCGTTCTTCTAGAACTCAGGCGTGAAGAATCAGATTAAATCTTTATTCCCTCGCTGGCTCCCTGGATATCTTTTCAGAGTTTGATcagaacaaaaggaattatAAAAGAACGAGAAgcaaaatataagaaaaaactgaaaaacgcTTTCAATCATCAACCGTAATGGAAGATTGATTCTGAAGAGATTAGAATTAGTTTCTCTTCGTTGGGTCTTTCGTTATTTCTGTGACTTTTGCCGGAGTGAGTGTGAGGAACATCGGCCAGAAATGCTAAACGTGAGTGGGAAATTTTCCTTTGTGACTAGAATTTCAACGTTTTGTTAATGGTTGAGAACGCAGCTCGGAACCGTTCTTCCAGAGGGAATGTCATATTTCACTGTGCGTCTTACGGTTTTAGGAAGAACGCATCCGTGGCAATAAAACTATGTTCAAGCCTGAATGAGGGAAGCATGGGACGAAGCAGGGGCGTATAGGTTAGAAGTTCATTTATGTTGTATTTTTATGTCTCTGTTCCTTCTCCGGTTGGAGTGTGGATGAGACTCTTGTTGGAAGAAGTAGGGCAGAATTTTATGATTTAGTTTGTTCCTAGGGGGCCTTTCAAAGTTTGTGCATCAGAAACACAATTCAAATCAAGTTAAAAGTAGTTTGAAAACTTGCCATAGCCAAAACTATTCTAATatgattttttgagaaaatctcaAAGTTTTACTTCAACACATACCCAAAACGAACAAAATTGATTCAAGAGAGCCAAATTCTACGTAAAATTACCACTGAAACGGACCTTCTATTAGTGAGAGCATTTATGTCTTAGTGTATTTGGTGTACAAGTGAGTTAGGACTGAGTGATTTCTAGTATTTTGCAGATAATGTCATGGCGTAACTACAATCTGTGAGTTGACTGTTTACAGTGCGGATTTTTCTTTAGTGCTTGAGAGTACTTTTCTCCTGCTTCaacgataaaaataattaactAACCTGTATTTAAGTAATCGTTATGCCCACATGGCCTGTGGCAGTCTTCTATCATTGAAATTGTTCTTCTGTTCGTGTCCAATCGTGTTGGACTTATCACCCTTGCCGTTGCCGCTACCGCTGCTGGCCGCGCCTCCGTTGATCGGCTTTCTACTGCTGTTGTTGAAACTACTGCTGCTATTGCCGTTCAAGTTGTTCGaagcactggaattgctgtggAAACCGCCGACGGTGTCCGCCTTGCCCATGAAGGCCGTAGACAAAATGTTCGGAGGTCCACCGTTCGGGATTGGCGGCGGCGGTCCTCCGTGGTTGGATGCGATCGAGTGCGAACACTCGCTCGAACCCCGCGACGACGTCGAGTACTTGCTGCTGGAGGTGCATTCGAACGTTTCCCCCGCGATCCTCTCGCAGCTGGTGTTGTACGTCTCGTGCGTTGTGTCCAGCAGACAGTTGGAAGGAACCGCGTACTCGTGTTGCCTCTCAGCTGTCACTTTTCGACTGAAGTCGTTCAGCCGCCTTTCGTGTTGCGTTGTGTTATATTTACAATTACTAACGGTATCATAATTATCACAGTTTCTCGGGCAGTTGCCTCCGATGGTGGCATAGCTGTGGCTCTCCAGCCGCCCATGTCCTGGAGCCGGAAGCGTACCACCACGCCCTAAGCCCGGTGCCGCAGCCAGTCCACCTCCCCGCCCAGTTGTGGCGGTGTTGTACTCGTTGGCCGTAGCGTAGATGTTGATCGCCGACCTCTTGTTCAAACAGTTGCTCTTTTTTACGTGAGGAAGCGCAATTCTGAGCTTCTGCCAAAACTTCTTGTCATCCCACTCGATGCAGGTGTTTGTACGAAGGTACAGCCTCATATCGGCGTCCAGATCACGTTGCGGAAGGTCTCCGTATAGGATGATAATCAGCTTTCGGCGCCTCTTAAGCACTTCGTGGATGGCTCCTTTGAACTCAAATCGGGACCACTCGTTATAGAGGAAGTTCTTCGAGAGCACTAAAATGGCACGCTTTGAACTTTCGACCGCTTCCACGATGGTATCGGCGATGTAGGTGTTGATGTTGAAATCTCGGTAGTGTAAGCACAGCCGAAATCCGATGTCGTTTTCCAGAGTCGAAGCTAGAACCTGGTTCACAAAGTGCTCATCTTGCAGCGAATTGATTATGTACGCATCATACAAACGGTCTTTGTCATACTCGTTGACGAATGTCCCGGACTTGTAGCACAACGATCCAAAGCAGCTGCTGTGAGCCCAAACCTTCAGTTCCTTTCGGTAGCAGAACATTCCGAAGATCAGCCCAAAGAATCCGACGAACGCACAAGTAGCCACCAAAAGCAGCGGCAGCATGTCTTCAATTTCCTGCGTATGAACAATCGAACTCATGCCTTCCCCCCGGAACGTACACTTGGTGCCATTCTTCTCCTTCAGAATACTCGTCAAATTATTGTACACACAACTGATTTCATTGGCATCGATTATCTTCTCCGTATTTGATTGCAAATAAATTCTCAGTTTGTTCAAAAAACTACAATCACAAGTCCACATATTATTCGCCAGCGAAATTTCCACTAAATAAGGATTCGATGCCAGTTGCCACACTTCAAAGCTCGAGATACGGTTCCCATCCAAACGCAACACTTCCAATTTTCTCAGTTCCGAAAACGTGTGATCTTCAATGTAGGAGATCTTATTCCCCTGCAGATACAACTCCCGCAATCCCTCCAACGCACTAAACTCATTTCCGTACAACTTCTGAATGTTATTATGTTCCAAATGCAGAATCATCATCCTCTTCAGTCCGATGAACGTCGTGTTGTAAATTATCTCGATATTGGAATGATTCGCGTACAGCACTTTCAAATTCTTCCTCCCGATAAAACTATGCCCGGACAGTTCCACCAAATTGTTCCCATCCAAATACACCTCGGTCGTGTCCATCGGAATATTGTTCGGAATGTCGGTATAGCCCGCGGCCGAGCAGTCCACCACGTTGGTCGACCAACTGTTGTCGTGATAGCACTGGCACTTGTTCGGGCATGTCATCTCGCAGTCGCACGCGTCAAACTCGCAGCAGTGGCACAAGGCGAAGCAGTGCGTCTGATAGTTGCACAAGAAATGCTTCGGTTCGGCCTCAATCAGCGGAATGAACGCCCGCTCCCGATTGTACATCAGCTTGCAGTACACCGTTTCTATGTCGTTAATCGTCGGATATTGGCGCGAAGTCACGTGGTTAATCTTCTGCAGCCAGTCGATGTTGCAGTCGCACACGAACGGATTCCCACCGATGTAGAACTCCGGAAGCTGCTTATCACCCGGCACCGGTTGCAACCTCAGCGCCTTGATATCCAACCCGGTCAGCTGGTTCGCGTAGAGGTCCACCCGCGTCAGGTTCGTTTTGTGGATGAAGCAGTGCGGCTCCACGTGCATAATCTGATTATCGTTCAGGAACAAAAACTCGATACTGTTCGGAATGGACGTGGGGGTTACTTTCGTAATCCGATTGAAACTAGCATCGAGGGTCTGCAGGTACAGCTGATTGTCCATCCCGAAGCGGTTGCCCAGCTCGGCCAGCTCGTTTTTATGCAAATCGAGCCACTGCAGGTGGATGGGAATTTGCGAGTAATCAAAGTGCTCGAGCCGATTGTCGGATATATTTAGCCACACCAGGTTGGGCATTTTGGTGAACAGGCCGTCAATGTCGGTGAGCAAATTTCCATCCAAACGAATCGCCTGCACGCTAAAAGCTGACTCGAAAGCACCCGATTCAATGTTTTGGATTTTGTTGCGGGCGAGGTTCAAAATTTGCAGGCTGGGCAGGTCCTTGAATGCTTTCCGGGTAATGTTTTCGATGTTGTTGCTGATAAGGCGGAGACCGTAGAGGTTGTTCATTCCACGGAATCCGGGCTCTTCAATGACGGTGATGGAGTTTTCGCCCAGATCAACGGTTCTGAGCAGTCGCATGTCTTTCAATGCGAGTGGGACTTGGGTCAGTTCGTTTCCATTTAGGTTGAGGTCCTGGAGAGAGCTGCAGTTGCGGAAAGCTTCCGGGTGGACTCCCGTCAGGACGTTGTTGTCGAGGGAAAGTAGCGACAATGCGTATAATCCGTTCAACGAATATGCATCAAGGTACTTGATTTTGTTGTGGGATAGCAACAGTGTGTGCAGATTGTTCATAGGGGAGAAAGTGTCAGCGGCGATATTTTCTAGCTGATTATGACGCAGATTCAGGATTTGGAGGGTGTATAAATCGGAGAAAATCTCCGATTCCAGTTTGGTTATTTTGTTGTTTGCGAGATTCAGTAGCACAAGTCGAATAAGTCCGGAGAATGTTTCTCGATTGACCC
The nucleotide sequence above comes from Armigeres subalbatus isolate Guangzhou_Male chromosome 3, GZ_Asu_2, whole genome shotgun sequence. Encoded proteins:
- the LOC134227213 gene encoding toll-like receptor 6; the protein is MSLITRKSELVALPALLLVLLLSVQVNYSLQYDSAEARYYPTSPVESNLRYDAPDDCKYRVTPDDEVDLVCNLRTVNSEFDNTNFSVIPSEHTASLTVICNDAIMARSKLQPKSFAHLIRLKSLSMEHCKIAKFGNDVLAGLSDLRNFTLRTHNINWPELNLEIEPEVFVHSKNLEQLDFSMNNIWSLPDHLFCSLNGLRSLNISSNRLQDVNDLGFREKVKEEIAGQNASTVSCNLDLEDLDVSKNHFVLLPASGFGMLKRLKLLKIHDNEISMVGDKALNGLKELQILDLSSNKIVALPTDLFKDPAQSVQEIYLQNNSISVLAPHIFSKLEHLQALDLSMNQLTSAWVNRETFSGLIRLVLLNLANNKITKLESEIFSDLYTLQILNLRHNQLENIAADTFSPMNNLHTLLLSHNKIKYLDAYSLNGLYALSLLSLDNNVLTGVHPEAFRNCSSLQDLNLNGNELTQVPLALKDMRLLRTVDLGENSITVIEEPGFRGMNNLYGLRLISNNIENITRKAFKDLPSLQILNLARNKIQNIESGAFESAFSVQAIRLDGNLLTDIDGLFTKMPNLVWLNISDNRLEHFDYSQIPIHLQWLDLHKNELAELGNRFGMDNQLYLQTLDASFNRITKVTPTSIPNSIEFLFLNDNQIMHVEPHCFIHKTNLTRVDLYANQLTGLDIKALRLQPVPGDKQLPEFYIGGNPFVCDCNIDWLQKINHVTSRQYPTINDIETVYCKLMYNRERAFIPLIEAEPKHFLCNYQTHCFALCHCCEFDACDCEMTCPNKCQCYHDNSWSTNVVDCSAAGYTDIPNNIPMDTTEVYLDGNNLVELSGHSFIGRKNLKVLYANHSNIEIIYNTTFIGLKRMMILHLEHNNIQKLYGNEFSALEGLRELYLQGNKISYIEDHTFSELRKLEVLRLDGNRISSFEVWQLASNPYLVEISLANNMWTCDCSFLNKLRIYLQSNTEKIIDANEISCVYNNLTSILKEKNGTKCTFRGEGMSSIVHTQEIEDMLPLLLVATCAFVGFFGLIFGMFCYRKELKVWAHSSCFGSLCYKSGTFVNEYDKDRLYDAYIINSLQDEHFVNQVLASTLENDIGFRLCLHYRDFNINTYIADTIVEAVESSKRAILVLSKNFLYNEWSRFEFKGAIHEVLKRRRKLIIILYGDLPQRDLDADMRLYLRTNTCIEWDDKKFWQKLRIALPHVKKSNCLNKRSAINIYATANEYNTATTGRGGGLAAAPGLGRGGTLPAPGHGRLESHSYATIGGNCPRNCDNYDTVSNCKYNTTQHERRLNDFSRKVTAERQHEYAVPSNCLLDTTHETYNTSCERIAGETFECTSSSKYSTSSRGSSECSHSIASNHGGPPPPIPNGGPPNILSTAFMGKADTVGGFHSNSSASNNLNGNSSSSFNNSSRKPINGGAASSGSGNGKGDKSNTIGHEQKNNFNDRRLPQAMWA